One Gambusia affinis linkage group LG15, SWU_Gaff_1.0, whole genome shotgun sequence genomic window carries:
- the sptbn4a gene encoding spectrin beta chain, non-erythrocytic 4 isoform X1, with protein sequence MKEADRRRGNSLLPQTSLLVHLSRAERLGQQVEKKMLMARDTARDEAQKLHRKWLKHQAFMAELARNKEWLAKIEQEGQELIQEKPELRPVVQQKLEEIRECWSDLETTTKAKARQLFENNKPEPAVKSYSDLDSQLSHLEQQPPQLEHAHQLPTFNEQLQKFQAMESQIGDFYKDMGELGGLQGLSLPQRGLVAGDKEGGEQSGEVETRIVRLIEPLKERRRILLASKEMHQVAQDLEDEIMWIQERLPLASCKDYGNNLQSVQQHVKKHQTLQRELTGRRARIEEVLDRAAIIASLRTPEVDFVREGAGHVRQLWEVLQLETERRSVMLDAALQSQQYYSEAAKVESWLSGQKLHVANEEKGTDEASTLQLLKAHLALEQTVETYAETVGMLSQQCQHLLELGHPESEQITKQQSHIDRLYVSLKDMVEHRKTKLEQQYWLYQLNKEVEELEKWITEREVVASSTELGHDLEEVTVLQERFTKFASETNSVGEQRMEQVNKMVNEMIDCGHSDAATIAEWKDGLNESWADLLELMETRRQMLAASQQLHKFFTDCKEVLAQITGKMKQLPEVRACQANITNPATLQRLMHSFEHALQLLVAQVRQLQENAAQLRTIYAGEKAEAIMVKEQEVMDAWKELLSSCEASRIQVTSVTDKVQFFSVVRENLMWMEGIMGQIRWDEPRDLTALEVMMKHHQDLKAKVDGRSKTIQQCADLGKILIAAGNPASEEIQEKLDSLLTKQKDLVEKWDKHQERLLRKQEHFQFAQETVKAEAWLKAKEPLMSSKQQEGEEAQAQTDEVEQLILRHEAFRKAAVTWKERFSSLRQLSAAEKKKEEEKKTTPLSSRRMFPLSCLTPSVPSTSATSSYLRQTIQAQIEPKPFQTSFDLGTSSATQRLSTTLASYNPVINGSGYHGLEQQSAGKAGHNSYLGMNQQVPGAGSDSGLSASQSGGADSCTYHGINHQTPGSAESSGYFGVTTGCLGSLQNHLGAGKLGSSGNIAQQPSSGGMVSPSFLPQQNMGSSGYLAQPQNLGSSGYLGQQSNMGSSGYLAQQPNLGSSGYLAQQSNLGSSGYLAQQPNLGSSGYLAQQPNLGSSGYLAQQPNLGSTGYLAQQPNLGSSGYLPQNYQGSGGMGSSGLLAQNHYSSGSLGSSGFLAQSGGIMDPKMAYAWQHLKADFMQPRINHIHKAINPLLEASRLQREQFGDIPMADMVGPESGLELLHGRLQRDPRGSRSDPQMDHLRREREYKLGRQTSSEQEIQARLNELPLIVRQERYRRRVERQSSSEQEGSNKQRIQRQDSSDMEGSVKDGSDKRSGEKRSTMAEIVEQVQEREAAHARGEPYRPPSSLSAPVTRFDGRPRARDRPKPRRRPRPKEPETTRRSRSAPATGAPTTPQPPSHTAQNEGFLYRKKATSTDLEAQQRSPNSKSWANVYCVLKEGKLTFYKDAKNLTATYNGEPSVDMSDCKFDPSMGYKKKKNVFILQVNDGTNFVFHAKDEEDLKAWTSSISISIAEHDDLAKWDKPSTSSMDPDRSERKEKSEGDADARSERSELVEGEERSEKGEGSEKLDTSEIADKLEGGAGGSSTSGRSK encoded by the exons ATGAAGGAAGCAGATCGCAGGAGGGGAAATAGTTTGCTGCCACAGACCAGCCTGCTTGTGCACCTTAGCAGAG CTGAGCGTTTGGGACAGCAGGTGGAAAAGAAGATGCTTATGGCCCGAGACACGGCCCGTGATGAGGCTCAAAAGCTACACAGGAAGTGGCTGAAGCACCAGGCCTTTATGGCAGAGCTGGCCCGCAATAAGGAATGGCTGGCCAAGATAGAACAG GAGGGTCAGGAGCTGATCCAGGAGAAGCCGGAGCTACGTCCGGTCGTGCAGCAGAAACTGGAGGAGATCAGAGAGTGCTGGTCGGACCTGGAGACCACCACCAAGGCCAAGGCCCGCCAGCTCTTTGAGAACAACAAACCCGAGCCAGCGGTGAAGAGCTACTCGGACCTGGACAGCCAGCTCTCCCACCTGGAGCAGCAGCCCCCCCAGCTGGAACATGCACACCAACTTCCCACCTTCAATGAGCAGCTCCAGAAATTCCAG GCGATGGAGTCTCAGATTGGGGACTTCTACAAGGACATGGGGGAGCTGGGAGGCCTGCAGGGCCTTAGCCTTCCCCAGCGAGGCCTGGTGGCGGGCGACAAGGAGGGCGGTGAGCAGTCAGGTGAGGTGGAGACCCGCATCGTTCGCCTTATCGAGCCTCTGAAGGAGCGGCGCCGCATCCTGCTGGCTTCCAAGGAAATGCACCAGGTTGCCCAGGATCTGGAAGATGAAATT ATGTGGATCCAAGAAAGGCTTCCTTTAGCATCGTGTAAGGATTATGGGAATAACCTCCAGAGTGTGCAGCAGCATGTCAAAAAACACCAG ACGCTCCAGAGAGAGCTGACAGGGCGGCGGGCtcggattgaggaggtcttggATCGGGCCGCCATCATTGCCTCGCTAAGAACTCCAGAGGTGGACTTTGTGCGTGAGGGAGCAGGGCACGTGCGCCAGCTGTGGGAAGTGCTGCAGCTGGAGACGGAGAGGCGCTCCGTGATGCTGGACGCCGCCCTGCAGTCTCAGCAGTACTACAGCGAGGCCGCTAAGGTGGAGTCCTGGCTGTCGGGGCAGAAGCTCCACGTCGCCAATGAAGAGAAAGGCACG GATGAGGCGAGCAccctgcagctgctgaaggCTCACCTGGCTCTGGAGCAAACAGTGGAAACGTATGCAGAGACCGTAGGCATGCTCTCCCAGCAATGCCAGCATTTACTGGAACTGGGACACCCAGAGAG TGAGCAGATTACTAAGCAGCAGTCCCACATCGACCGACTGTATGTGTCCCTGAAAGACATGGTGGAGCACAGAAAAACCAAACTGGAGCAGCAGTACTGGCTCTACCAGCTCAACAAGGAAGTTGAGGAGTTAGAGAAATGGATCACTGAGCGTGAGGTCGTGGCGAGTTCCACTGAGCTGGGCCACGACCTTGAGGAAGTGACG gTGCTTCAAGAGAGGTTCACCAAGTTTGCCTCAGAAACCAACAGCGTCGGCGAGCAGCGCATGGAGCAGGTGAACAAAATGGTGAACGAGATGATCGACTGCGGCCACTCGGATGCAGCCACCATCGCCGAGTGGAAGGACGGCCTGAATGAGTCATGGGCCGACCTCCTGGAGCTCATGGAGACGCGCAGGCAGATGCTGGCCGCATCCCAACAGCTGCACAAGTTCTTCACCGACTGCAAAGAG GTCTTGGCTCAGATCACAGGGAAGATGAAGCAGCTGCCAGAGGTGAGGGCGTGCCAGGCCAACATTACCAATCCAGCCACCCTGCAGAGACTCATGCACTCCTTTGAGCATGCCCTTCAACTGCTGGTTGCACAG GTGAGGCAACTCCAGGAGAACGCTGCCCAGCTCAGGACCATCTATGCTGGCGAAAAGGCAGAGGCCATCATGGTGAAAGAGCAGGAAGTAATGGACGCTTGGAAGGAACTGCTGAGCTCCTGCGAGGCCAGTCGCATCCAGGTGACCTCCGTAACTGACAAGGTGCAGTTCTTCTCGGTGGTGCGTGAAAACCTAATGTGGATGGAAGGCATCATGGGCCAAATAAGATGGGATGAGCCAAG GGATCTGACGGCTCTGGAAGTGATGATGAAACATCACCAGGATCTAAAAGCCAAAGTAGACGGCCGCAGCAAGACCATCCAACAGTGTGCAGACCTCGGCAAGATTTTGATAGCTGCAGGCAACCCAGCGTCAGAGGAG ATACAAGAGAAGTTGGACAGTCTACTCACAAAGCAGAAGGATCTGGTTGAAAAATGGGACAAACACCAGGAAAGGTTACTACGCA AGCAAGAACACTTCCAGTTTGCCCAGGAGACAGTAAAGGCAGAAGCCTGGCTGAAAGCCAAGGAGCCACTGATGAGCTCCAAGCAGCAAGAGGGAGAAGAGGCCCAGGCCCAAACAGATGAGGTTGAGCAGCTCATACTTCGCCACGAGGCCTTCCGCAAGGCCGCTGTAACCTGGAAAGAACGCTTCAGCTCCCTCCGCCAGCTTTCCGCA GCcgagaagaaaaaagaggaggaaaaaaagacaacccCACTCTCCAGTCGACGAATGTTCCCGTTATCATGTCTGACTCCCAGTGTCCCTTCAACCAGTGCTACCTCTTCTTACTTGAGGCAGACAATACAGGCTCAAATAGAACCCAAACCCTTCCAGACCAGTTTTGACCTGGGTACCAGCTCTGCAACCCAGAGATTGTCTACAACACTCGCCAGCTATAATCCAGTTATTAACGGTTCAGGCTACCATGGACTGGAGCAACAGTCTGCTGGAAAAGCAGGACACAACTCATACCTTGGGATGAACCAACAGGTGCCTGGAGCTGGAAGTGACTCTGGCTTATCAGCATCCCAGAGTGGAGGGGCAGACAGCTGTACTTACCATGGAATAAACCACCAAACTCCTGGTAGTGCAGAGAGTTCTGGATACTTTGGAGTGACCACAGGGTGTTTGGGTAGTTTGCAAAATCATCTAGGTGCTGGTAAGTTAGGCAGTTCAGGGAACATAGCTCAGCAGCCAAGCAGTGGCGGTATGGTAAGCCCTAGCTTTTTGCCTCAACAAAATATGGGAAGTTCTGGATACTTGGCCCAACCACAGAATTTGGGAAGTTCGGGATATCTTGGACAGCAATCTAATATGGGAAGCTCCGGATATTTGGCACAGCAGCCTAATCTGGGGAGCTCTGGGTATTTGGCTCAACAGTCGAATTTGGGTAGTTCTGGGTATTTGGCACAGCAGCCTAATCTGGGGAGTTCTGGATATTTGGCACAACAGCCTAATCTGGGTAGTTCTGGGTATTTGGCACAACAGCCTAATCTGGGTAGTACTGGGTATTTGGCACAACAGCCTAATTTGGGGAGTTCAGGATACCTACCGCAGAATTACCAGGGCAGTGGTGGAATGGGAAGCTCGGGGCTTTTGGCACAAAATCATTACAGCAGCGGAAGTCTGGGCAGCTCTGGTTTTCTGGCCCAGAGTGGAGGCATCATGGACCCTAAAATGGCATACGCATGGCAGCACCTGAAAGCTGACTTCATGCAGCCCAGGATCAACCACATCCACAAAGCTATAAATCCTCTCTTAGAGGCCAGCAGACTGCAGCGAGAACAGTTCGGAGACATCCCAATGGCAGACATGGTGGGACCAGAATCAGGACTGGAGCTTCTCCATGGCCGTCTCCAGAGGGATCCCCGGGGCAGTCGCTCGGATCCACAGATGGATCATCTGAGGCGGGAAAGGGAGTACAAGCTGGGAAGACAGACCTCTAGTGAACAGGAAATCCAGGCCAGGCTGAATGAGCTGCCGCTAATAGTGCGGCAGGAACGCTACAGAAGGCGCGTAGAGCGGCAGTCGTCCAGTGAACAAGAGGGAAGCAACAAGCAGAGGATACAGAGACAGGACTCCAGTGACATGGAGGGCTCTGTGAAGGACGGCTCTGACAAACGCTCAGG GGAGAAGAGATCTACGATGGCGGAAATTGTAGAACAAGTCCAGGAAAGAGAGGCGGCACAT GCACGTGGCGAGCCTTATCGTCCTCCTAGCAGCCTCTCAGCACCTGTGACTCGTTTTGATGGACGCCCCCGCGCCCGAGACCGTCCCAAGCCTAGGAGGCGGCCCCGTCCAAAAGAGCCTGAGACAACTCGTCGTTCTCGTTCGGCCCCGGCAACTGGTGCCCCAACCACACCTCAGCCTCCATCACACACTGCCCAAAATGAAGGCTTCCTCTACCGTAAAAAGGCCACCAGCACTGACCTTGAAGCTCAGCAGAGGAGCCCTAACAG CAAATCATGGGCGAACGTATACTGTGTGCTGAAGGAGGGAAAGTTGACTTTCTACAAGGATGCTAAGAATCTGACTGCAACATACAACGGGGAGCCTTCTGTTGACATGAGTGACTGCAAGTTTGATCCTTCAATGGGctacaagaagaagaaaaatgtcttcataCTTCA AGTAAATGATGGAACCAACTTTGTATTCCATGCTAAAGATGAG GAGGACCTGAAGGCATGGACCTCAAGTATCTCCATAAGCATTGCTGAGCATGACGACCTGGCCAAGTGGGACAAACCTAGCACCTCGTCCATGGACCCCGACCGCtcagagaggaaggagaagtCAGAGGGGGACGCAGATGCCAGGTCAGAGAGGTCCGAGCTGGTGGAGGGGGAGGAGAGGTCCGAGAAAGGCGAGGGCTCTGAAAAGCTAGACACATCTGAAATAGCTGACAAGCTGGAGGGTGGAGCAGGGGGCTCCAGCACATCTGGCAGGAGCAAATGA
- the sptbn4a gene encoding spectrin beta chain, non-erythrocytic 4 isoform X3: MNLGISVIHLPRITWEGQELIQEKPELRPVVQQKLEEIRECWSDLETTTKAKARQLFENNKPEPAVKSYSDLDSQLSHLEQQPPQLEHAHQLPTFNEQLQKFQAMESQIGDFYKDMGELGGLQGLSLPQRGLVAGDKEGGEQSGEVETRIVRLIEPLKERRRILLASKEMHQVAQDLEDEIMWIQERLPLASCKDYGNNLQSVQQHVKKHQTLQRELTGRRARIEEVLDRAAIIASLRTPEVDFVREGAGHVRQLWEVLQLETERRSVMLDAALQSQQYYSEAAKVESWLSGQKLHVANEEKGTDEASTLQLLKAHLALEQTVETYAETVGMLSQQCQHLLELGHPESEQITKQQSHIDRLYVSLKDMVEHRKTKLEQQYWLYQLNKEVEELEKWITEREVVASSTELGHDLEEVTVLQERFTKFASETNSVGEQRMEQVNKMVNEMIDCGHSDAATIAEWKDGLNESWADLLELMETRRQMLAASQQLHKFFTDCKEVLAQITGKMKQLPEVRACQANITNPATLQRLMHSFEHALQLLVAQVRQLQENAAQLRTIYAGEKAEAIMVKEQEVMDAWKELLSSCEASRIQVTSVTDKVQFFSVVRENLMWMEGIMGQIRWDEPRDLTALEVMMKHHQDLKAKVDGRSKTIQQCADLGKILIAAGNPASEEIQEKLDSLLTKQKDLVEKWDKHQERLLRKQEHFQFAQETVKAEAWLKAKEPLMSSKQQEGEEAQAQTDEVEQLILRHEAFRKAAVTWKERFSSLRQLSAAEKKKEEEKKTTPLSSRRMFPLSCLTPSVPSTSATSSYLRQTIQAQIEPKPFQTSFDLGTSSATQRLSTTLASYNPVINGSGYHGLEQQSAGKAGHNSYLGMNQQVPGAGSDSGLSASQSGGADSCTYHGINHQTPGSAESSGYFGVTTGCLGSLQNHLGAGKLGSSGNIAQQPSSGGMVSPSFLPQQNMGSSGYLAQPQNLGSSGYLGQQSNMGSSGYLAQQPNLGSSGYLAQQSNLGSSGYLAQQPNLGSSGYLAQQPNLGSSGYLAQQPNLGSTGYLAQQPNLGSSGYLPQNYQGSGGMGSSGLLAQNHYSSGSLGSSGFLAQSGGIMDPKMAYAWQHLKADFMQPRINHIHKAINPLLEASRLQREQFGDIPMADMVGPESGLELLHGRLQRDPRGSRSDPQMDHLRREREYKLGRQTSSEQEIQARLNELPLIVRQERYRRRVERQSSSEQEGSNKQRIQRQDSSDMEGSVKDGSDKRSGEKRSTMAEIVEQVQEREAAHARGEPYRPPSSLSAPVTRFDGRPRARDRPKPRRRPRPKEPETTRRSRSAPATGAPTTPQPPSHTAQNEGFLYRKKATSTDLEAQQRSPNSKSWANVYCVLKEGKLTFYKDAKNLTATYNGEPSVDMSDCKFDPSMGYKKKKNVFILQVNDGTNFVFHAKDEEDLKAWTSSISISIAEHDDLAKWDKPSTSSMDPDRSERKEKSEGDADARSERSELVEGEERSEKGEGSEKLDTSEIADKLEGGAGGSSTSGRSK, from the exons ATGAACCTTGGGATCTCCGTCATCCACCTCCCGAGGATCACATGG GAGGGTCAGGAGCTGATCCAGGAGAAGCCGGAGCTACGTCCGGTCGTGCAGCAGAAACTGGAGGAGATCAGAGAGTGCTGGTCGGACCTGGAGACCACCACCAAGGCCAAGGCCCGCCAGCTCTTTGAGAACAACAAACCCGAGCCAGCGGTGAAGAGCTACTCGGACCTGGACAGCCAGCTCTCCCACCTGGAGCAGCAGCCCCCCCAGCTGGAACATGCACACCAACTTCCCACCTTCAATGAGCAGCTCCAGAAATTCCAG GCGATGGAGTCTCAGATTGGGGACTTCTACAAGGACATGGGGGAGCTGGGAGGCCTGCAGGGCCTTAGCCTTCCCCAGCGAGGCCTGGTGGCGGGCGACAAGGAGGGCGGTGAGCAGTCAGGTGAGGTGGAGACCCGCATCGTTCGCCTTATCGAGCCTCTGAAGGAGCGGCGCCGCATCCTGCTGGCTTCCAAGGAAATGCACCAGGTTGCCCAGGATCTGGAAGATGAAATT ATGTGGATCCAAGAAAGGCTTCCTTTAGCATCGTGTAAGGATTATGGGAATAACCTCCAGAGTGTGCAGCAGCATGTCAAAAAACACCAG ACGCTCCAGAGAGAGCTGACAGGGCGGCGGGCtcggattgaggaggtcttggATCGGGCCGCCATCATTGCCTCGCTAAGAACTCCAGAGGTGGACTTTGTGCGTGAGGGAGCAGGGCACGTGCGCCAGCTGTGGGAAGTGCTGCAGCTGGAGACGGAGAGGCGCTCCGTGATGCTGGACGCCGCCCTGCAGTCTCAGCAGTACTACAGCGAGGCCGCTAAGGTGGAGTCCTGGCTGTCGGGGCAGAAGCTCCACGTCGCCAATGAAGAGAAAGGCACG GATGAGGCGAGCAccctgcagctgctgaaggCTCACCTGGCTCTGGAGCAAACAGTGGAAACGTATGCAGAGACCGTAGGCATGCTCTCCCAGCAATGCCAGCATTTACTGGAACTGGGACACCCAGAGAG TGAGCAGATTACTAAGCAGCAGTCCCACATCGACCGACTGTATGTGTCCCTGAAAGACATGGTGGAGCACAGAAAAACCAAACTGGAGCAGCAGTACTGGCTCTACCAGCTCAACAAGGAAGTTGAGGAGTTAGAGAAATGGATCACTGAGCGTGAGGTCGTGGCGAGTTCCACTGAGCTGGGCCACGACCTTGAGGAAGTGACG gTGCTTCAAGAGAGGTTCACCAAGTTTGCCTCAGAAACCAACAGCGTCGGCGAGCAGCGCATGGAGCAGGTGAACAAAATGGTGAACGAGATGATCGACTGCGGCCACTCGGATGCAGCCACCATCGCCGAGTGGAAGGACGGCCTGAATGAGTCATGGGCCGACCTCCTGGAGCTCATGGAGACGCGCAGGCAGATGCTGGCCGCATCCCAACAGCTGCACAAGTTCTTCACCGACTGCAAAGAG GTCTTGGCTCAGATCACAGGGAAGATGAAGCAGCTGCCAGAGGTGAGGGCGTGCCAGGCCAACATTACCAATCCAGCCACCCTGCAGAGACTCATGCACTCCTTTGAGCATGCCCTTCAACTGCTGGTTGCACAG GTGAGGCAACTCCAGGAGAACGCTGCCCAGCTCAGGACCATCTATGCTGGCGAAAAGGCAGAGGCCATCATGGTGAAAGAGCAGGAAGTAATGGACGCTTGGAAGGAACTGCTGAGCTCCTGCGAGGCCAGTCGCATCCAGGTGACCTCCGTAACTGACAAGGTGCAGTTCTTCTCGGTGGTGCGTGAAAACCTAATGTGGATGGAAGGCATCATGGGCCAAATAAGATGGGATGAGCCAAG GGATCTGACGGCTCTGGAAGTGATGATGAAACATCACCAGGATCTAAAAGCCAAAGTAGACGGCCGCAGCAAGACCATCCAACAGTGTGCAGACCTCGGCAAGATTTTGATAGCTGCAGGCAACCCAGCGTCAGAGGAG ATACAAGAGAAGTTGGACAGTCTACTCACAAAGCAGAAGGATCTGGTTGAAAAATGGGACAAACACCAGGAAAGGTTACTACGCA AGCAAGAACACTTCCAGTTTGCCCAGGAGACAGTAAAGGCAGAAGCCTGGCTGAAAGCCAAGGAGCCACTGATGAGCTCCAAGCAGCAAGAGGGAGAAGAGGCCCAGGCCCAAACAGATGAGGTTGAGCAGCTCATACTTCGCCACGAGGCCTTCCGCAAGGCCGCTGTAACCTGGAAAGAACGCTTCAGCTCCCTCCGCCAGCTTTCCGCA GCcgagaagaaaaaagaggaggaaaaaaagacaacccCACTCTCCAGTCGACGAATGTTCCCGTTATCATGTCTGACTCCCAGTGTCCCTTCAACCAGTGCTACCTCTTCTTACTTGAGGCAGACAATACAGGCTCAAATAGAACCCAAACCCTTCCAGACCAGTTTTGACCTGGGTACCAGCTCTGCAACCCAGAGATTGTCTACAACACTCGCCAGCTATAATCCAGTTATTAACGGTTCAGGCTACCATGGACTGGAGCAACAGTCTGCTGGAAAAGCAGGACACAACTCATACCTTGGGATGAACCAACAGGTGCCTGGAGCTGGAAGTGACTCTGGCTTATCAGCATCCCAGAGTGGAGGGGCAGACAGCTGTACTTACCATGGAATAAACCACCAAACTCCTGGTAGTGCAGAGAGTTCTGGATACTTTGGAGTGACCACAGGGTGTTTGGGTAGTTTGCAAAATCATCTAGGTGCTGGTAAGTTAGGCAGTTCAGGGAACATAGCTCAGCAGCCAAGCAGTGGCGGTATGGTAAGCCCTAGCTTTTTGCCTCAACAAAATATGGGAAGTTCTGGATACTTGGCCCAACCACAGAATTTGGGAAGTTCGGGATATCTTGGACAGCAATCTAATATGGGAAGCTCCGGATATTTGGCACAGCAGCCTAATCTGGGGAGCTCTGGGTATTTGGCTCAACAGTCGAATTTGGGTAGTTCTGGGTATTTGGCACAGCAGCCTAATCTGGGGAGTTCTGGATATTTGGCACAACAGCCTAATCTGGGTAGTTCTGGGTATTTGGCACAACAGCCTAATCTGGGTAGTACTGGGTATTTGGCACAACAGCCTAATTTGGGGAGTTCAGGATACCTACCGCAGAATTACCAGGGCAGTGGTGGAATGGGAAGCTCGGGGCTTTTGGCACAAAATCATTACAGCAGCGGAAGTCTGGGCAGCTCTGGTTTTCTGGCCCAGAGTGGAGGCATCATGGACCCTAAAATGGCATACGCATGGCAGCACCTGAAAGCTGACTTCATGCAGCCCAGGATCAACCACATCCACAAAGCTATAAATCCTCTCTTAGAGGCCAGCAGACTGCAGCGAGAACAGTTCGGAGACATCCCAATGGCAGACATGGTGGGACCAGAATCAGGACTGGAGCTTCTCCATGGCCGTCTCCAGAGGGATCCCCGGGGCAGTCGCTCGGATCCACAGATGGATCATCTGAGGCGGGAAAGGGAGTACAAGCTGGGAAGACAGACCTCTAGTGAACAGGAAATCCAGGCCAGGCTGAATGAGCTGCCGCTAATAGTGCGGCAGGAACGCTACAGAAGGCGCGTAGAGCGGCAGTCGTCCAGTGAACAAGAGGGAAGCAACAAGCAGAGGATACAGAGACAGGACTCCAGTGACATGGAGGGCTCTGTGAAGGACGGCTCTGACAAACGCTCAGG GGAGAAGAGATCTACGATGGCGGAAATTGTAGAACAAGTCCAGGAAAGAGAGGCGGCACAT GCACGTGGCGAGCCTTATCGTCCTCCTAGCAGCCTCTCAGCACCTGTGACTCGTTTTGATGGACGCCCCCGCGCCCGAGACCGTCCCAAGCCTAGGAGGCGGCCCCGTCCAAAAGAGCCTGAGACAACTCGTCGTTCTCGTTCGGCCCCGGCAACTGGTGCCCCAACCACACCTCAGCCTCCATCACACACTGCCCAAAATGAAGGCTTCCTCTACCGTAAAAAGGCCACCAGCACTGACCTTGAAGCTCAGCAGAGGAGCCCTAACAG CAAATCATGGGCGAACGTATACTGTGTGCTGAAGGAGGGAAAGTTGACTTTCTACAAGGATGCTAAGAATCTGACTGCAACATACAACGGGGAGCCTTCTGTTGACATGAGTGACTGCAAGTTTGATCCTTCAATGGGctacaagaagaagaaaaatgtcttcataCTTCA AGTAAATGATGGAACCAACTTTGTATTCCATGCTAAAGATGAG GAGGACCTGAAGGCATGGACCTCAAGTATCTCCATAAGCATTGCTGAGCATGACGACCTGGCCAAGTGGGACAAACCTAGCACCTCGTCCATGGACCCCGACCGCtcagagaggaaggagaagtCAGAGGGGGACGCAGATGCCAGGTCAGAGAGGTCCGAGCTGGTGGAGGGGGAGGAGAGGTCCGAGAAAGGCGAGGGCTCTGAAAAGCTAGACACATCTGAAATAGCTGACAAGCTGGAGGGTGGAGCAGGGGGCTCCAGCACATCTGGCAGGAGCAAATGA